In Juglans microcarpa x Juglans regia isolate MS1-56 chromosome 4S, Jm3101_v1.0, whole genome shotgun sequence, a single window of DNA contains:
- the LOC121263664 gene encoding zinc finger CCCH domain-containing protein 32-like: MEFYGRNQPTNGYQLGQHPEWAPSGGETGLQDPMWHLGLTGSESYPERPGVANCVYYMRTGFCAYGGRCRYNHPRDRAAVMEAVRATGEYPERMGEPACQYYLKTGTCKFGASCKFHHPKHGGGSLTQAPLNIYGYPLRPGEIDCSYYLKTGQCKFGITCKFHHPPPAGTSMPASAPQFYPPVQSPSLPTVDQYGGASTSLRVHRPPLLPGSYLPGTYAPVLLSPGVVPIQGWNPYSAPVSPVPSPGAQPAVGATSVYGVTPLSSSTPAFARPYPSLPSSADPSSSIHKEQAFPERPGEPECQYYMRTGDCKFGLSCRYHHPRDRVFPKPVLSLLGLPLRPGVQPCAFYLQNGHCKFGSTCKFDHPIGAMRYSPSATSLIDMAVTPYPVGSFLATLAPSSTSSELPPEMYSGSKRELYSTRMPSSGNTGSSVGLIFSQAGSVSLSEVQLSSQISSPLGSGRSTRQGGEVRRSG, from the exons ATGGAGTTCTACGGCCGCAACCAGCCGACGAATGGGTACCAATTGGGTCAACATCCGGAGTGGGCTCCCTCCGGAGGCGAGACCGGGCTGCAAG ACCCGATGTGGCATTTGGGGCTGACGGGCAGCGAATCGTATCCGGAGCGACCCGGCGTAGCCAACTGCGTGTACTACATGCGAACCGGCTTCTGTGCGTACGGTGGCAGATGCCGTTACAATCACCCTCGTGATCGCGCCGCG GTTATGGAAGCTGTAAGAGCTACTGGGGAGTACCCGGAGCGAATGGGGGAACCTGCATGTCAG tattatttgaaaactgggacGTGTAAATTTGGTGCGTCCTGCAAATTTCACCATCCAAAACATGGTGGTGGATCCTTGACCCAAGCTCCACTAAATATTTATGGATACCCGTTACGACCG GGTGAGATAGATTGCTCCTACTATTTGAAAACGGGGCAGTGCAAATTTGGTATAACTTGTAAATTCCATCATCCCCCACCAGCTGGTACCTCAATGCCAGCATCTGCACCTCAGTTTTATCCGCCGGTGCAGTCTCCTTCACTTCCTACAGTTGATCAGTATGGGGGTGCATCCACCAGCTTGAGGGTGCATAGGCCTCCACTATTACCTGGTTCTTATCTGCCAGGGACTTATGCTCCTGTTCTGCTTTCCCCAGGGGTCGTTCCTATTCAGGGTTGGAATCCTTATTCG GCTCCTGTCAGTCCTGTACCTTCTCCTGGTGCTCAACCTGCTGTTGGAGCTACGTCTGTGTATGGAGTGACACCATTATCTTCATCAACACCTGCATTTGCAAGACCTTATCCCTCTTTACCCTCTTCTGCTGACCCTTCAAGCAGTATCCACAAGGAACAAGCCTTTCCTGAGAGACCTGGCGAACCTGAATGCCAGTACTATATGAGAACGGGGGATTGTAAGTTTGGATTATCTTGTCGATATCATCATCCTCGGGATCGGGTTTTTCCCAAACCTGTCCTCAGCCTTCTTGGTCTTCCCTTGCGTCCG GGGGTACAACCTTGTGCTTTCTACTTGCAAAATGGGCATTGCAAATTTGGATCAACATGTAAGTTTGATCACCCGATAGGGGCGATGAGATACAGTCCATCAGCAACATCTCTCATCGATATGGCTGTGACGCCATACCCAGTTGGCTCTTTCCTCGCTACTCTGGCTCCTTCATCGACCTCTTCAGAGCTTCCTCCTGAAATGTATTCAGGGTCCAAAAGGGAATTGTATTCAACCAGAATGCCTTCTTCTGGGAATACCGGTAGTTCAGttggtttaattttttctcaagcAGGGTCAGTATCACTTTCGGAAGTGCAACTTTCAAGTCAGATTTCATCCCCTTTAGGCAGTGGCAGAAGCACCAGACAAGGCGGTGAGGTTCGTCGTTCAGGCTGA
- the LOC121263665 gene encoding DNA-directed RNA polymerase III subunit rpc6-like — MSRLQGPSLLKRKRPDSNSPSVSLTEHERLLYDLIQSKQDMAIWTRDMKRETNLPDNVVTKSLKSLQTKKLIKEVVNIQNKGRKHYIAAEFEPSTEITGGTWYAEGNLDTEFINFLKKHCVKIIYEQKVATLEGVLDTIRRSRAFNIEFTTQQVEEIVNSLVLDNEIMEVKSNGIGEFDSIPVGRVCYTCTNKGGSKGEPKIGAMASIPCGVCPRISLCTPDGIISPKTCVYFTKWLDF, encoded by the coding sequence ATGAGCCGATTACAAGGGCCCTCGCTCCTGAAGCGCAAACGGCCAGACTCAAATTCACCTTCTGTGTCTTTGACAGAACATGAGCGTCTCCTCTATGATCTGATCCAAAGCAAGCAAGACATGGCAATATGGACCAGGGACATGAAACGAGAAACAAACCTCCCTGATAATGTGGTTACCAAATCCCTTAAGTCACTTCAAACCAAGAAATTGATAAAAGAGGTAGTGAACATCCAAAATAAAGGCAGAAAACACTATATTGCGGCAGAGTTTGAACCATCAACGGAAATAACTGGTGGGACTTGGTATGCTGAGGGGAACCTTGATACGGAGTTTATAAACTTTCTGAAAAAACACTGTGTAAAGATCATTTATGAGCAGAAGGTCGCTACACTTGAGGGAGTCTTGGACACAATCAGAAGGAGTAGAGCCTTCAATATTGAGTTCACAACACAGCAAGTTGAAGAGATAGTGAATTCTTTGGTTCTAGATAATGAGATCATGGAGGTGAAGAGCAATGGAATAGGGGAGTTTGATTCTATTCCTGTTGGGAGAGTTTGTTATACATGCACAAACAAAGGAGGCAGTAAAGGTGAGCCGAAGATCGGGGCCATGGCTTCCATTCCATGTGGAGTTTGTCCAAGGATAAGTTTATGTACACCGGATGGCATAATTTCCCCAAAGACCTGTGTCTACTTCACCAAATGGTTGGATTTCTAA